The following are encoded together in the Mammaliicoccus vitulinus genome:
- a CDS encoding tripartite tricarboxylate transporter TctB family protein, whose product MGSIIFSFILFIVFLYFLINSINMENLREVDPIGPSGIPTFALFFLVLLLFYTLVKEIVKYKQNKKEIKQTSLFNKSLLIIMCLIISITIFILVINKIGFFLSCLFLTPLLLILLGAKNKVSIISFSIGIPILFTVLFGNVLNIPLPRGFGFFSEISSFLY is encoded by the coding sequence AGCTTCATATTATTTATTGTATTTTTGTACTTTCTAATTAATTCAATAAACATGGAAAATTTAAGAGAGGTTGATCCGATAGGTCCTTCTGGAATACCGACTTTCGCTTTATTTTTCCTTGTGTTACTGCTTTTCTATACATTAGTTAAAGAAATCGTTAAATATAAGCAAAATAAAAAGGAAATTAAACAGACATCACTATTTAATAAATCTTTATTAATTATCATGTGTTTAATAATTTCCATAACTATATTTATTTTAGTTATCAATAAAATAGGGTTTTTCTTATCTTGTTTATTTTTGACACCATTATTATTAATACTTTTAGGAGCAAAAAACAAAGTTTCAATCATCAGTTTTTCCATCGGTATACCAATACTGTTTACAGTGCTTTTTGGAAATGTATTGAATATACCTTTGCCAAGAGGATTTGGCTTCTTTTCTGAAATTAGTAGTTTCCTATATTAA